In Mytilus edulis chromosome 6, xbMytEdul2.2, whole genome shotgun sequence, the following proteins share a genomic window:
- the LOC139526936 gene encoding uncharacterized protein, which produces MTMRNLFSVSFCIVCRRTFFPCRIQLRQATSSVKTNYHKKKKKLPFPIKGEIIFGIHPIELALSARRRKLFTLFVKNTPNQETGNQSFINVSLSAEGLVERKEFVNKQMLDRLSEDKPHQGICLDASPLIVPELDFPKYVNTRKEDMNNNFPVWLLPYRVKDVHNLGAVLRSCHFLGVENVVLPTVHTCSLTPMVSKASSGGMEVMNISQVRNDESIVKLIKEWKDFGGRVIGASLDEENISIPIEQYQVRHPTLLIIGNEEKGMKFKISSLCDDHVCVHPAPTVHPLVDSLNVSVATGIILHHLTKKNKL; this is translated from the exons ATGACTATGAGGAACCTGTTTAGTGTATCATTCTGTATTGTGTGCAGAAGAACATTCTTTCCATGTAGGATCCAGCTAAGACAGGCAACCAGTAGTGTGAAAACAAATTATCATAA aaagaaGAAAAAGTTACCGTTTCCTATTAAAGGAGAGATTATATTCGGGATACATCCAATAGAACTAGCACTGTCGGCAAGGAGAAGAAAACTGTTCACCTTATTTGTGAAGAATACACCAAATCAGGAGACCGGGAACCAGTCATTTATCAATGTATCACTAAGTGCTGAGGGTCTGGTGGAGAGAAAAGAATTTGTAAACAAACAGATGTTAGATAGGTTGTCAGAGGACAAGCCTCATCAG GGAATATGTTTAGATGCCAGTCCTCTAATAGTTCCAGAACTAGACTTCCCAAAGTATGTCAACACGAG GAAAGAAGATATGAATAACAATTTTCCTGTTTGGTTACTGCCCTATAGAGTAAAG GATGTGCATAATTTAGGAGCAGTACTAAGATCCTGTCATTTCCTTGGTGTGGAAAATGTTGTCTTACCAACAGTACATAC ATGTTCTCTAACACCTATGGTCAGTAAAGCTAGTTCTGGTGGTATGGAAGTTATGAACATATCACAAGTTAGAAATGATGAATCTATAGTAAAATTGATAAAG gAATGGAAAGATTTTGGAGGAAGAGTTATTGGAGCAAGTTTAGATGAGGAGAACATAAGCATACCTATAGAACAGTACCAAGTCAGACACCCAACATTACTGATCatag gaAATGAAGAAAAAGGAATGAAGTTTAAAATATCTTCTTTGTGTGATGATCATGTTTGTGTACATCCTGCTCCGACCGTGCACCCACTCGTGGACTCATTAAATGTTTCAGTAGCTACAGGAATTATATTGCATCATTTGACTAAGAAGAATAAATTATGA